The Pedobacter roseus genome contains a region encoding:
- a CDS encoding SDR family NAD(P)-dependent oxidoreductase, with protein MSKIILITGASRGFGKIWAKALLERGDKVAATARNTKDLNDLVETYGDAVLPLELDVNNREAVFATINKVKQHFGRIDVLINNAGFGLFGAIEETTEQQARAQMETNFFGLLWVTQAVIPVMREQKSGHIIQVSSFLGLVTLPVLGLYNASKYAVNGLSETLATEVKGFGINVSLIEPNGFSTDWSGASAFQTEPLEVYAPIKQAFAEGATPDSWGKPEATATAVLALIDSENPPLHFLLGKIAYAGVKKVYAERLAEFEEWATVSADAHGH; from the coding sequence ATGTCAAAAATAATTTTAATTACCGGTGCTTCACGTGGCTTTGGTAAAATCTGGGCCAAGGCCCTTTTAGAACGTGGCGATAAAGTTGCCGCAACTGCAAGAAATACTAAAGATTTAAATGATCTGGTTGAAACTTATGGCGATGCTGTACTTCCGCTTGAGCTGGATGTAAACAACAGGGAGGCGGTATTTGCAACAATAAATAAGGTTAAACAACATTTTGGCCGTATTGATGTGCTGATTAATAACGCTGGTTTTGGTTTGTTTGGCGCGATTGAAGAAACCACTGAGCAACAGGCCCGCGCACAAATGGAAACTAATTTTTTTGGTCTGCTTTGGGTAACGCAGGCCGTAATACCGGTAATGCGCGAACAAAAAAGCGGGCACATTATCCAGGTATCGAGCTTTTTAGGCCTGGTAACGCTACCGGTGCTGGGTTTATACAATGCTTCTAAATATGCGGTTAATGGTTTAAGCGAAACACTAGCTACCGAAGTAAAAGGTTTTGGCATTAATGTGAGTTTGATAGAACCGAATGGTTTTTCTACAGACTGGTCGGGCGCTTCGGCTTTCCAAACAGAACCGCTGGAAGTGTACGCGCCAATTAAACAGGCATTTGCCGAAGGTGCAACACCCGATAGCTGGGGCAAACCGGAAGCTACAGCGACAGCAGTACTGGCATTGATCGACAGCGAAAACCCTCCTCTACATTTCCTGTTGGGGAAGATAGCTTATGCCGGGGTTAAAAAGGTTTATGCGGAGCGTTTGGCCGAATTTGAAGAATGGGCAACGGTATCTGCCGATGCACATGGTCATTAA
- a CDS encoding DUF3800 domain-containing protein produces the protein MHIMYVDESGDPGNSQHSSPHYILTGLIIDQEDWKTCLDLLKTLRANIKASYGLQPQTEFHAMEIFRTSSPAYKAIKKYDRINMLKFYANEIPIIFSNAKILNICLKKSDHPLILNFQNLAWNRFFPDMILIYAKRLKIKE, from the coding sequence ATGCATATCATGTATGTTGATGAAAGCGGAGATCCAGGCAATAGCCAACACTCATCACCTCATTATATTCTTACCGGCCTGATTATTGACCAAGAAGACTGGAAAACCTGCCTTGATTTATTGAAAACGCTTAGAGCTAATATAAAAGCCTCTTATGGTCTTCAACCTCAAACAGAATTTCATGCTATGGAGATTTTTAGAACCAGTTCACCCGCATATAAAGCAATAAAAAAATATGATAGAATTAACATGTTAAAATTTTATGCAAATGAGATCCCGATCATTTTTTCCAATGCTAAAATCCTTAACATCTGTCTTAAAAAATCAGATCACCCACTTATTTTAAATTTCCAAAACTTGGCTTGGAACAGATTTTTTCCAGATATGATACTTATTTACGCAAAACGGTTAAAGATAAAGGAATAA
- a CDS encoding Crp/Fnr family transcriptional regulator: MHHKLRAHIEKIVPLTDDEFAFVEKHFITRKFKKHQFLIQEGEHVKYSYFVVSGLLKLVHTDDSGKQHIVSFAMEDWWESDYLAYFTQSKATMSLECLEDTEVCCFTLEDYRKLCAGLQKMEHFFLQKANFGHIGSQRRILSLLTSNAQQRYEQLLKQYPALFQRVPKSLLASYLGVSRETLSRFSV; the protein is encoded by the coding sequence ATGCACCACAAGTTAAGAGCTCATATAGAAAAGATAGTACCATTAACAGATGATGAATTTGCTTTTGTAGAGAAGCATTTTATCACCAGGAAATTCAAAAAACACCAGTTCCTCATTCAGGAAGGAGAACATGTAAAATACTCTTATTTTGTAGTTTCAGGACTTTTAAAACTGGTGCATACCGACGATTCGGGGAAACAGCATATCGTTTCGTTCGCCATGGAAGATTGGTGGGAAAGCGACTACCTGGCCTATTTTACTCAAAGCAAAGCAACCATGAGTTTAGAATGCCTGGAAGATACCGAAGTATGCTGCTTTACCCTTGAAGATTACCGTAAATTATGTGCAGGCCTGCAAAAGATGGAGCATTTTTTCCTGCAGAAAGCAAACTTTGGCCATATCGGATCTCAGCGTCGCATTTTATCATTACTCACCTCCAATGCCCAACAACGTTACGAACAATTGTTAAAACAATACCCTGCGTTGTTCCAAAGGGTACCTAAATCTTTACTGGCCTCCTATTTAGGTGTTTCGCGCGAAACTTTAAGCAGGTTTTCGGTTTAA
- a CDS encoding helix-turn-helix domain-containing protein, which translates to MKHYKSLIELHKANGFPPPAHPQFSIYQCNRQCSIGDRDFTSDFYMIGFKKVLAGHILYWRTKYDHESGSMMFFKPNQLVEMKNLELDEDGFLIFIHEDFLNGHILHDVIKKYHYFDYEANEALHLSPVEEATVWELYHKIETEYNNNQDEYSRELILANVDTLLKYSQRFYKRQFLNRTEVSGKTVTRFNEEINNYVTNGLLASKGLPSVNYMAERLNISAGYLSDVLKQESGKTALEHIHIYLISEAKNRLIGENRSVSEIAYALGFENLSYFSRLFKKEVGISPNVFKKQLLN; encoded by the coding sequence ATGAAACATTATAAAAGTTTAATCGAGCTGCACAAGGCAAATGGGTTTCCGCCACCAGCACACCCGCAGTTTAGCATTTACCAATGCAACCGTCAATGTTCCATTGGTGACAGGGATTTTACAAGCGATTTTTATATGATCGGTTTTAAAAAGGTTTTGGCGGGGCATATTCTTTACTGGCGAACTAAATACGATCACGAAAGTGGTTCGATGATGTTTTTTAAGCCTAACCAGTTAGTGGAAATGAAAAACCTCGAACTGGATGAAGATGGCTTTTTGATTTTTATCCACGAAGACTTCCTGAACGGGCATATCCTGCACGATGTGATTAAAAAATACCATTATTTCGATTACGAGGCCAATGAGGCATTACACCTCTCGCCAGTTGAAGAGGCCACCGTATGGGAACTTTATCATAAAATTGAAACCGAGTATAACAATAACCAGGATGAGTATAGCCGGGAGCTGATTTTAGCCAATGTAGACACTTTGCTGAAATACAGTCAGCGGTTTTACAAAAGGCAGTTCCTTAACCGGACAGAAGTTTCGGGCAAAACGGTAACCAGGTTTAACGAGGAGATAAATAATTATGTTACCAACGGATTATTGGCGAGTAAAGGATTACCTTCTGTAAATTATATGGCCGAACGGTTAAATATTTCTGCCGGTTATTTATCTGATGTGTTGAAGCAGGAAAGCGGAAAAACAGCCCTCGAACATATTCATATTTACTTAATATCCGAAGCGAAAAACCGCCTGATAGGAGAGAACAGATCGGTTTCGGAGATTGCTTATGCGCTGGGATTTGAAAACCTGTCGTATTTTTCGCGTTTATTTAAAAAGGAAGTAGGCATTAGTCCGAACGTATTTAAAAAGCAGTTGCTGAATTAA
- a CDS encoding SusC/RagA family TonB-linked outer membrane protein, whose protein sequence is MNKLKKRQALLTGLFLMFSLLAFAQVKITGVVKDSDGGTVPGATIMIKGTSTAVSTTPDGKFSISAPADAILTISFIGYDPQDVPVNGKTTLNVVLTSSTKSLNEVVVVGYGTQKKVNLSGSVNTVDTKNIVNRPVTSLTNALQGAVPGMAIKATPGDVGGDIGTINVRGRGNLGTSEPLFVVDGVIVSSGDFARINTNDVENISILKDASASAIYGSRAAYGVVLITTKRGKKGEMTINYNAYYGIQSATILPSWVGAYDYATLRNEAAANAGKAPVYSAGDLTKIQNQSDPDRFPDNDWYALTLKNTAPVMEHAINVSGGDKTRYYLSGAYFNQNSLVPGKDLTRYSLRANTETQVSDKFKVGTNISFIRDGFDNENGLIDFTSLNRLTPLVVNKQTNGNWGSMNGGKIDGTLAATNTVRKLEEGGRNSYNTNRFIGNLNGTYTPIKGLEISGLVSYNFYNTVNSAFISTIDPILDFNTGAPLSGTAVNTNQLTEEWQNIGRLLTQATASYEKTIDKHYAKLLAGASYENNNTRVIKTIRKNFVSNDLNAIDGGSSDPLNTTSSGGIQQKAFESVFGRFNYAYNDRYLFEASVRLDASSQFAPGHRWGAYPSFSGAWRISQEDFMKNIGWISELKLRASWGKLGNVNNVGNYDYFDGLKTGTAVILDESKQDGVFPNKIYNPRLSWEKINMTNIGLDVNLFKKLSLQVDAFDRLTNDILLPDPTIPTEAGLISDSDPLKTQYPSINLGSVRNRGFELSLTYNGQINDFKYSIGGNLSKIWNKVEDLGGTSETPPSGYYINRVGQPIGSFYMLQSDGLFTTNAEVAQHAFQANGTKAGDIKYVDQNGDNKIDGDDRVIAGNDVPYLIYGLNFSANYKNFDFAVLANGVSDVKVYLESEASQAFFNGAGAKQYVLDRWTPGNPNPNAAYPRVLISGDNTQNLVQSDFWLFNADYLRIKSLTLGYTLPKSVLDKIKIRGLRIYASSNNPFTIRGDKRLKDFDPEAASQRAAYPQLKTYSFGINLTL, encoded by the coding sequence ATGAACAAATTAAAAAAAAGGCAAGCCCTTCTAACCGGCTTGTTTTTAATGTTCTCTCTTTTAGCCTTTGCGCAGGTAAAAATTACAGGCGTTGTAAAGGATAGTGATGGAGGAACTGTACCAGGTGCAACCATAATGATTAAGGGAACCAGCACAGCTGTAAGTACCACACCCGACGGTAAATTCTCAATCAGCGCTCCGGCAGATGCTATTTTAACAATCTCTTTTATCGGTTATGATCCACAGGATGTACCTGTTAATGGCAAAACCACATTAAATGTAGTGCTTACTTCTTCTACCAAATCGCTAAACGAAGTGGTGGTAGTGGGTTATGGTACGCAGAAAAAGGTAAATCTATCCGGATCAGTAAATACGGTAGATACCAAAAACATTGTAAACCGTCCGGTTACTTCGCTAACCAATGCCTTGCAAGGCGCCGTACCCGGTATGGCCATTAAAGCTACACCAGGTGATGTGGGTGGCGATATTGGCACCATCAATGTACGTGGACGCGGTAATTTAGGTACTTCAGAGCCGCTCTTCGTAGTAGATGGAGTGATTGTAAGTTCAGGCGATTTTGCACGCATCAATACCAATGATGTAGAAAACATTTCCATCCTGAAAGATGCTTCAGCTTCAGCCATTTATGGTTCGAGGGCTGCCTACGGTGTGGTATTGATTACCACCAAACGAGGTAAAAAGGGCGAAATGACCATTAATTATAATGCTTATTACGGCATCCAATCGGCAACAATTTTACCAAGCTGGGTTGGCGCTTACGATTATGCTACCCTACGTAACGAGGCTGCTGCCAATGCTGGTAAAGCTCCGGTTTACTCGGCAGGCGATTTAACCAAGATCCAGAATCAGTCAGATCCTGACCGTTTTCCGGATAATGACTGGTATGCGTTAACCTTAAAAAATACAGCTCCGGTAATGGAACATGCCATTAATGTTTCTGGCGGTGATAAAACCAGGTATTATTTAAGCGGGGCCTATTTTAACCAAAATTCACTGGTTCCGGGGAAAGATTTAACACGCTACTCTTTAAGGGCCAATACCGAAACCCAGGTAAGTGATAAATTTAAGGTAGGTACCAACATCTCATTTATCCGTGATGGTTTCGACAATGAGAACGGATTGATCGATTTTACCAGTTTAAACAGGCTTACCCCATTGGTGGTAAACAAACAAACCAATGGTAACTGGGGCAGTATGAACGGTGGTAAAATAGATGGAACACTTGCCGCAACCAATACGGTAAGAAAACTGGAAGAAGGTGGTCGCAATTCATATAACACCAACCGTTTTATTGGTAATTTAAACGGAACTTATACCCCGATAAAAGGTTTAGAGATCAGTGGTTTGGTTTCTTACAATTTCTACAATACAGTAAACAGTGCATTTATCAGCACCATTGATCCGATTTTGGATTTCAATACCGGTGCTCCACTTAGCGGAACGGCTGTAAACACCAACCAGCTTACCGAAGAGTGGCAAAATATCGGCCGTTTGTTAACACAGGCAACCGCCAGTTACGAAAAAACCATAGATAAACATTATGCCAAGTTATTGGCTGGTGCTTCTTACGAGAACAACAACACCAGGGTGATTAAAACCATCCGTAAGAATTTTGTAAGTAATGACCTTAACGCCATCGACGGCGGTTCAAGCGATCCGTTAAACACCACCTCATCAGGCGGTATACAGCAAAAAGCTTTCGAATCGGTATTCGGCAGGTTTAACTATGCATATAACGACCGTTATTTATTCGAAGCCAGTGTTAGGTTAGATGCTTCTTCTCAGTTTGCTCCCGGCCACCGCTGGGGTGCATATCCATCATTTTCGGGTGCATGGAGAATCTCGCAGGAAGATTTCATGAAAAACATTGGCTGGATTTCGGAACTGAAACTTCGTGCTTCCTGGGGTAAACTGGGTAACGTAAACAACGTAGGCAATTACGATTATTTTGATGGTTTAAAAACAGGAACTGCGGTTATCCTCGACGAATCTAAACAGGATGGTGTTTTCCCTAATAAAATTTATAACCCAAGGTTATCATGGGAAAAAATCAACATGACCAATATTGGTTTAGATGTTAACCTTTTCAAAAAACTGAGCCTACAGGTTGATGCCTTTGACCGTTTAACCAACGACATTTTATTGCCAGACCCAACTATACCAACTGAGGCAGGTTTAATAAGTGATTCAGACCCTCTCAAAACCCAATATCCTTCTATTAACCTGGGTTCGGTTAGGAACAGGGGTTTTGAACTTTCGTTAACCTACAACGGACAGATCAACGATTTTAAATATTCAATCGGGGGTAACCTGAGCAAAATCTGGAATAAGGTAGAAGATTTGGGCGGTACTTCAGAGACTCCTCCAAGCGGATACTATATTAATAGGGTGGGTCAACCGATCGGTTCATTTTACATGTTGCAATCCGACGGTTTATTCACTACCAATGCAGAAGTTGCACAGCATGCTTTTCAGGCAAACGGAACCAAAGCCGGTGATATTAAATATGTAGACCAAAATGGCGACAACAAAATTGACGGCGACGACCGTGTAATTGCAGGCAATGATGTGCCTTACTTAATTTACGGACTTAACTTTTCGGCCAATTACAAAAACTTCGACTTCGCGGTTTTAGCCAATGGCGTAAGTGATGTTAAGGTGTACCTGGAAAGCGAAGCCTCACAGGCGTTTTTTAATGGTGCTGGTGCAAAACAATATGTTTTAGATAGATGGACACCCGGCAACCCGAATCCAAATGCAGCTTACCCAAGGGTTTTAATATCTGGCGACAATACACAGAACCTGGTGCAGTCTGATTTCTGGCTGTTCAATGCCGATTATTTGAGGATTAAATCTTTAACCCTGGGTTATACCTTGCCAAAATCAGTATTGGATAAAATTAAAATCAGGGGGTTGAGGATTTATGCATCGAGCAATAATCCATTTACCATCCGTGGCGATAAAAGGTTAAAGGATTTCGATCCGGAGGCTGCTTCTCAGCGTGCAGCTTATCCACAGTTAAAAACCTATTCGTTCGGTATTAACCTTACCCTTTAA
- a CDS encoding RagB/SusD family nutrient uptake outer membrane protein: MKKLIYISCLTFASFAISSCKKSAIDFVPQDQASNTTFWKSQKDATLALNGCYGYLNNAFNNAYDDGGSDNAYAQYPWESNATAIAAGNINATLDQGYGSRYTYIRRYNYFLDNVSKTPMGADLIKRFIAEARVLRALTYFDLARTFGSVPLLKVAYSDPHETGVAPTPEAEVINFAIAEIQSAVTDLPATYPGGSTVETGRITSGAAWAILTRIQLQYGKYADAVTSAQKVMGAGYQLFRVGTLAPADTQDDFSTFVSFANDAEKQKFYKGLASYEQQFWQINEGTSKENILVSQNITNSSYEYGNGLRTLFPPGNLGGWSSITPTQEMVNAYWDKNGNPFTPLVQLQGQAITITEPQMQLMQMNLKTAIPDFMQAYCSLAHPGAGLIVVINFRGEKVEETTV; this comes from the coding sequence ATGAAAAAATTAATATATATATCGTGTTTAACTTTTGCCAGCTTCGCTATAAGCAGCTGCAAAAAATCGGCAATTGATTTTGTTCCACAGGATCAGGCTTCGAACACCACCTTCTGGAAATCACAAAAAGATGCCACTTTAGCCTTAAATGGTTGTTATGGCTATTTAAATAATGCTTTTAATAATGCCTACGATGATGGCGGATCGGACAATGCTTATGCCCAATATCCCTGGGAAAGCAATGCCACAGCTATTGCAGCAGGTAACATCAATGCCACGCTCGATCAGGGTTATGGTAGCCGGTACACTTATATCCGCAGGTACAACTATTTTCTTGATAATGTGAGCAAAACCCCAATGGGTGCCGATTTAATTAAAAGATTTATTGCCGAGGCCAGGGTTTTAAGGGCATTAACCTATTTCGATCTGGCCAGAACATTCGGTTCGGTTCCATTATTAAAAGTAGCCTATAGCGATCCGCATGAAACCGGAGTAGCACCAACGCCAGAGGCCGAGGTGATTAACTTTGCCATTGCTGAAATCCAAAGCGCAGTTACCGATCTTCCGGCAACTTATCCGGGTGGCTCAACTGTTGAAACCGGAAGAATTACCAGCGGTGCGGCCTGGGCCATTTTAACCAGGATACAGTTACAATATGGCAAATATGCTGATGCGGTTACTAGTGCGCAAAAAGTAATGGGTGCAGGTTATCAGTTGTTCAGGGTAGGTACATTAGCACCTGCCGATACTCAGGACGATTTTAGCACTTTTGTAAGTTTTGCCAATGATGCTGAAAAACAGAAATTTTATAAAGGTTTAGCCAGTTACGAACAACAGTTTTGGCAAATTAACGAGGGAACCAGTAAAGAAAATATCCTGGTTTCTCAGAACATCACCAATTCCTCTTACGAATATGGTAACGGTTTAAGAACCTTATTTCCTCCGGGCAATTTAGGCGGATGGAGTTCTATTACCCCTACACAGGAAATGGTAAATGCTTACTGGGACAAAAATGGTAATCCGTTTACTCCCCTGGTGCAGCTACAAGGGCAAGCAATTACAATAACGGAACCCCAAATGCAGCTTATGCAGATGAATTTAAAAACCGCGATACCAGACTTTATGCAAGCATATTGTTCCCTGGCACACCCTGGAGCCGGTTTGATAGTGGTTATAAATTTTCGTGGGGAAAAGGTGGAGGAAACAACAGTGTAA